The sequence ACTTCTTAGGTTTTGCTAACGCTGTTTTAGACGTTGCTGCAGCGTCTAAAGTGACTTTAGAAGACTTAAAAGCCCAATTCGAAGAAGCCCGTGTTGCTCTGGTTGCTAAAATCGGTGAAAACATCAACGTTCGTCGCGTTGAGTACATCGACGGCGCAAAATTAGCATCTTACCGTCACGGTGAGCGTATCGGTGTAGTAGTAACTGGTGACGCTGATGAGGAAACTCTGAAGCACCTAGCTATGCACGTTGCTGCTTCTAAGCCAGAATACGTTAACCCAGAAGACGTTCCAGCTGACGTAGTTGCTCGTGAACAAGCTCTACAAATCGAAATCTCTATGAATGAAGGCAAACCTGCTGACATCGCAGAGAAAATGGTTGTTGGTCGTATGAAGAAGTTCACCGGTGAGATCTCTCTGACTGGTCAAGCTTACATCATGGAACCAAAGAAAACTGTTGGCGAATTCTTGAAAGAGAAAGGCGCTAAAGTCACTAACTTCATCCGTTTAGAAGTTGGTGAAGGTATTGAGAAGAAAGAAGAAGATTTCGCAGCTGAAGTTGCTGCTCAAATCGCTGCTTCTAAAAAGGCTTAATCGCCAACGCTAAATACCCCCAAGACCGCAGCAATGGCTGCGGTCTTGTTATGACCAGGATATAAAAATTATGAGCACCAATCCAAAACCTGCATTTAGACGCATTCTTCTAAAATTAAGTGGCGAAGCACTGATGGGCGACGAAGGCTTCGGCATCGATCCTAAAGTGTTAGATCGCATGGCTCAGGAAGTGAAAGAGCTGGTAGAGTTAGGCATTCAGGTGGGTGTGGTCATTGGTGGTGGTAATCTATTTCGCGGTGAAGGCTTAGCAAAAGCGGGCATGAATCGTGTGGTGGGCGATCACATGGGTATGCTGGCAACGGTTATGAACGGCTTGGCCATGCGTGATGCCCTGCACCGTGCCTATGTTAATGCTCGTCTGATGTCGGCTATCCCATTAAAAGGGGTGTGCGATGACTACAATTGGGCTGAGGCGATCAGCTTATTAAAATCAGGTCGTGTGGTGATTTTTGCTGCAGGTACTGGTAACCCATTCTGCACTACCGATTCTGCTGCTTGTTTACGCGGCATTGAAATCGAAGCAGAAGTCGTGCTAAAAGGCACTAAAGTTGACGGCGTTTATTCTGATGACCCGATGAAAAATCCAGAAGCAGTGAAGTACGATGAATTAACGTACACTGAAGTGCTGGATAAAGAATTAAAAGTAATGGACTTAGCAGCCTTTACGATGGCGCGTGATCATGACATGCCAATCCTAGTATTCAACATGAACAAACCAGGCGCCCTGCGCCGTGTGGTCATGGGTGAAGAAGAAGGCACAATGATCAAAGCGAAATAAGTTATTCAATGACCAAGAAGGACATTTAACGTGATTGCAGATATTAAAAAAGATGCTCAAGAGCGCATGGGTAAATGCGTTGACGCGACCAAAAACCAAATGGCTAAAGTACGTACTGGTCGTGCACACCCAAGCTTACTGGACTCGATCCAAGTATCTTACTACGGTACTATGACACCGCTTAACCAAGTGGCAAACGTGGGCGTTGAAGATGCGCGTACTTTGTCAGTAACCGTATTTGACCGCAGCGCAATCCAAGCGGTTGAGAAAGCCATCATGAGCTCTGATTTAGGTTTAAACCCTATGTCAGCGGGTGCGACCTTACGTATTCCATTACCCGCGCTGACTGAAGAGCGTCGTAAAGATTTTATCAAAGTGGTACGTGCTGAAGCCGAAGGTGGCCGTGTGGCGATTCGTAATGTACGTCGCGATGCGATTTCTGATGTGAAGAAGCTCGAAAAAGCCAAAGAATGTACTGAAGATGATGTTCGTCGCTTTGAAGATGAAGTACAAAAGTTCACCGATGCTCACATCAAGAAGGTCGATGAGATTTTAGCGGCCAAAGAAATTGAGTTGATGGAAGTCTAATCTCAGGCGCTATAAGCTAGAGTTGCTACGCCGTGTAGGGGTATACTACACGGCGTTTGTCTATTTTAAAGGGTTGTATTAGATGTCATCCACAGTGGAATTTGATCCGCAATCTAGGCCGACTGAGGCGGATGCTTATGCTCAGACAAGCTTACCGGAGGTATTACCCGAACTCGTTAAACAGTCATTACCTAAGCATGTTGCGATTATTATGGATGGTAATGGACGTTGGGCCCAAACCCAGGGCAAACCACGAGTGATGGGGCATAAGGCCGGGGTTAAAGCGGTGAGACGTGCGGTGAGCGCGGCCAGTCAGTTAGGGATACAATCGCTAACGCTATTTGCGTTTTCTAGCGAAAATTGGCGTAGACCCGATAAAGAAGTCAGCTTGTTGATGGAACTGTTTTTTACTGTGCTACAGCGGGAAATTAAGTTACTCGATAAGAACCAAGTCAAACTGAATATCATTGGTGATATCAGCCGTTTTTCTGCGCGTTTACAAAAGCAAATTCGTGCCGCAGAAGAAAAAACTGCAGGCAACAGCGGATTGATATTGAATGTGGCGGCCAATTACGGTGGTCGCTGGGACATACTGCAAGCTGCGCAAAAGTTAGCTGAAAAGGTTGAAACTGGTGAAATGACCAGCAGTCAGTTCACTGAAGAAGCCTTGAGTGAACATTTGTGCATGCAAAATCAGAGTGAAGTTGATTTAATAATCCGTACGGGGGGGGATTACCGGATCAGCAATTTTGTACTCTGGCAGGCAGCCTATGCTGAGTTGGTGTTTTTGGACACCCTTTGGCCTGATTTTGATGAGCAGGCTTTTCATGAAGCGATTGCCACGTTTGCCAATCGCCAGCGCCGTTTTGGTTTGACCGGAAGTCAAATTGATGAGATGCGCGCATTGTAAAACGTCATGAGGGATTTTTTTTGCTAAAACAACGTATAATAACAGCAATTTGGTTGATTCCATTAGTTTTGGGAGCAATCTATTTACTCCCCGTTGAGTACTTTGCTTGGGCCTTGATCGCTGTGTTTCTGATCGCCGCTAAGGAGTGGGGCAGGATCATCGATAGTCAATGTAATGTCACGCAATGGAGTTTTACTTGCACCGTTGGCATTTTATTGATCGCCCTTAATTTAATTGTTCCCGCCGACACCATTTGGCTTAGGGGGCAAATTCACCCCATCTATTTTGCGGTGGTAACTATAGGTGCCCTTTGGTGGATGGTGTCACTGCTGCTTGTGTTGACTTATCCCAAAAGTGCTAAGCTGTGGCAAAAAAATCCGATGCTAAAGTCCATGTTTGGACAATTGACTTTAGTGCCTTGTTTTGTCGCGCTCATTGCCCTTAAATCCATTAGTTCGCAAATATCGCCTTATTACGGTGCATCGTTGGTATTACTGGTGATGCTGATTGTGTGGGCCGCGGATTCTGGTGCGTATTTTGTGGGGAAAGCCGTCGGCAAGACTAAGTTAATGCCTGCGGTGAGCCCAGCTAAAACCCTTGAAGGTTTGCTCGGTGGTTTAGTCACGACGCTGATTGTTGTTGCTGGCGTTATGGTTATTTCTCCAGAGCAAGAGTTGGGGTTGGTCGTGGCGGTAACGCTTTTTGTGGCGTTAATTTCTGCCCTTGGGGATTTATCAGAAAGTATGTTTAAGCGCGCCGCGTGCATTAAAGATTCGGGCACGATTTTGCCTGGACATGGCGGCGTACTCGATCGCATCGACAGCCTTACTGCAGCCTTGCCGGTGTTTACCCTAATCTACATTGCATTTTGGATGTAACGCTATGCAAAATATGGTGATTTTGGGTGCGACAGGCTCGATTGGTGCCAGCACCTTAAGTGTGATTTCGGCTAATCCTACAGCCTATCGAGTGTATGCTTTAGTGGCGAATGCGAGCGTTGATAAGATGCTCACCCTGTGTTTGGCTCATCGCCCTCAGGTTGCTCATATGGTTGACCACAAAGCCGCTTTAGCACTCAAGGCGCAATTACCTGCAGCACTGAATATCCAAGTCACCAGTGGTGAGGATGAGCTTATTGCCTTAGTCACCGCACCAGCGGTTGATACTGTGATGGCGGCAATTGTTGGTGCAGCGGGGTTAGTGCCCACACTGGCGGCGGTGAAGGCGGGTAAGCGGGTATTGCTCGCCAATAAAGAGGCGTTGGTGATGTCCGGCGAGCTGTTTATTGAGGCCACCAGAGCCTCGGGCGCCACTTTGCTGCCGGTCGACAGTGAACACAATGCGATTTTCCAATGCTTGCCTGAAGAAGTGCAGAGCAATTTAGGGCGCTGCGACTTAGCGGCCTCTGGTATTTCCCATATTTTACTAACTGGCTCTGGTGGTCCATTTTTAACTGCAGAGCTATCAAATCTTGCGGCAATGACGCCTGCGCAGGCCTGTAAACATCCAAATTGGTCCATGGGACCGAAGATTTCAGTCGACTCCGCCACGATGATGAATAAAGGTTTAGAGTTTATTGAAGCCCGTTGGTTGTTCAACACCCAGAAAGACCAGTTGAAAGTGGTTATTCATCCGCAGAGTGTTATTCACTCGATGGTACAATACCGCGATGGTAGTGTGATTGCGCAGATGGGCAACCCAGACATGCGCACGCCTATCGCCCATTGTATGTCCTATCCGCAAAGAATTCGCTCCGGTGTTGAACCTTTAGATTTTTTCAAAGTCGGACAGTTAAGCTTTTGTGAGCCAGACTTTAATCGCTTCCCTTGTTTAGCGTTAGCGATAGAGGCTTGCTCCCAAGGCCAAGAGGCGACAACGGTACTTAATGCGGCCAATGAAATCGCCGTGGAGGCGTTTTTACAAGGTAAGATAGGGTTTACCCATATCGGCAAGATAAACGAAGACTGTTTATTGTCCGTCCCAAAACAGGCGATGGCCAGCATCGAAGATATCATCGCCCTTGATGCCCAGACACGGATATATGCCCGTGAATTACTAGCGAAATTCGCTTAGGCCTCTTGTTGACGAGGCTTGAGTGGATTTACTGATGACGTAAGGAGTGGAATGTTAGATTTTTTGTGGAACTTAGGTTCTTTTATCGTAGCGCTTGGGCTGTTGATTACTGCCCACGAATACGGCCATTTCTATGTTGCACGCCGCTGTGGTGTGAAAGTTGAACGTTTTTCGATAGGTTTTGGTAAGACGATTTGGCGCAAAGTGGGTAAGGATGGCACTGAATATGTCGTTGCCATGATCCCGCTGGGTGGCTATGTCAAAATGCTCGATGAGCGCGTTGAAGATGTCCCCGAAGAGTTAAAGGACCAAGCCTTTAACCGTAAAAGTGTGTGGCAACGCATTGCCATTGTGGCGGCAGGCCCTATTGCCAACTTTATCTTTGCGATTATCGCACTGTATTTTATGTATTTAATTGGCGTGCCATCGCTAAAGCCCGTCATTACCTCAACCACGCCCGGCAGCGCAGCTGCGCAAATAAAGGTGAATGAGCCGATGCAAGTGACGGCGATTTCTGGCCAAGCAGTACGAAATTGGGAAGAAGTCAATTTAGCCCTTGTTGGTCATATTGGTGATGACAGTTTAACCGTGTCTCTCGCGCCGCTAAGTGGTTTGCAGGGGTTAGACACTGATACTCGCACCTACACCTTAGATACCCGTCAATGGCGGTTTGACCCTGAAAAAGAGTCACCGATAACTACCCTAGGTTTGGGGGTTTATCGCCCTGCGATTGAACCGCAAATTGCGCTCATCAGCGAAGGCAGTGCAGCTGCAAACAGTGATCTCAAAGTCGGTGATACTTTAGTTGCTATAAATGGTCAGCAATATACTGACTGGCAAGCTTTTGTTGACATTATTCAGCATTCTGCCAATGTGCCAGTGGAGTTAACAGTGCGCCGTAATGGCGAACAGTTTGCCATCTCAGTGACTCCTGCGAGTATTAAAAATAGTGATGGCAAGGAGATAGGCGTGCTTGGCGTGAGCCCGACTCAGGCACAATGGCCTGAGAATATGCGTCTGCAACTCGAATATGGCCCAATCGATTCTTTTGCTATTGCAGCCGATAAAACATGGCAACTTGTTGCTGTGAGCTTTAAGATGATTGGCAAATTATTTACTGGCGATGTGTCAGTGAAAAACTTAAGTGGACCTATCTCAATCGCACAGGGTGCGGGCAATAGTGCAAACTATGGCTTGGTTTACTTTCTCGGTTTCCTCGCGCTTATCAGTGTCAATTTAGGCATCATTAACCTGCTGCCATTGCCTGTGCTCGATGGGGGACATCTGCTGTATTACTTCGTTGAAGTCATTACAGGTAAGCCTGTGTCTGAAAAGGTACAGGAAATAGGATTCAGATTTGGGGCAGCATTACTGCTGATGTTGATGAGCATTGCGCTCTTCAACGATTTTGCCCGACTCTGAGCAAGGACAGACTAATAATTAGAAGTGCTCTATGAGATTGAATAAACTTTTTGCCTCGATGTTATTCGTCGGTGCGTCGTTTTCAGGGACTGTGTTGGCGGATACTTTCCAACCCTTTGAAGTGACCGACATCCAAGTTGAAGGTTTGCAGCGAGTCGCACTGGGTGCTGCCTTGTTAAGCTTACCTGTGAAAGTGGGTGACACTGTAGATCAGTTAAAACTTCAGCAAGCCATTAAAAGCCTGTATGCATCGACTAACTTTGAAAATATTTCAGTCAGTCATGAAGATGGCGTGCTTATTGTCAAAGTGACGGAGCGGCCAACCATCAGTGCCGTGACCTTTGAAGGCAACAAAGACATTAAAGATGAGCAGTTACAGGAAAGTCTGGACGGCTCTGGTGTTAAAGTCGGCGAATCCTTAGACCGTACTATGCTCACAGGCATTGAAAAGGGTTTGCAAGACTTTTACTACGGCGTGGGTAAGTATGGCGCTAAAGTTGAAGCGCAAGTCATTAACTTGCCTCGTAACCGTGTCGAACTTAAGTTCAAATTTACCGAAGGTTTAGCGGCCGAAATCCGCCAAATTAACGTGGTTGGTAATCATGAGTTCACTGATGCTGAGCTTATTGGCATGTTAGAACTTAAAGATTATGTGGCATGGTGGGATCTGTTTGGTGAGCGCCGCTACCAGAAGCAAAAGCTTCAAGCCGACCTTGAAACGATTAAAACCTATTACCACAACAAGGGTTATATCCGCTTTGAAGTCACCTCGACTCAAGTGGCGATGACGCCTGACCGTAAAGGCTTATATATCACCATCAACGTTAACGAAGGTGAAAAGTACAAGGTCAAAGACGTTAACCTCACGGGCGATCTGATGGGCCGTGAAGAGTTAATGAAATCGATTCTACCAATCAAAGCGGGCGATATGTACAACGGCGGTGATGTTACCTTCGCCGAAGAGATGTACAGCAAGTATTTAGGTCGCTTCGGTTATGCCTATCCTGAGGTAAAAACCTACCCTGAAATTGATGATAAAACCAAGGAAGTGACCTTAAACATCAATATCAAACCGGGTAAGCGTGTTTATGTTCGTTCCATCAACTTTACGGGCAATACAGTCACTGAAGATGAAGTGATGCGCCGTGAACTGCGTCAGATGGAAGGTGCTTGGTTAAACTCTGCGCAAGTTGAGCAATCTAAAGCGCGTCTTAACCGTTTGGGCTTCTTTGAAACCGTTGATACTGAAACGATTCAAGTCCCAGGTACCGATGATTTAGTCGATGTGGCCGTTAAGGTGAAAGAACAGCCTTCCGGTTCATTCAACGCCGGCGTAGGTTACGGTACTGAATCAGGTCTAAGCTTGCAGTTTGGTGTGCAGCAAAATAACTTCCTCGGAACGGGTAACCAAGCGGGGGTGAGTTTAAGCACCAACAAGTACTCTAAAAACGTTAACTTATCTTACACCGATCCGTACTGGACCAAAGATGGTGTGAGCTTAGGCGGAAGCGTTTACTGGAACGAGTTTGATGCGAACGAAGCTAACCTTGAACGCTATAAAAACAGCTCCTATGGTGTGGCGTTAAACTCTGGCTTCCCGATTAACGAATACAACCGTATCAACGGTGGTATTGGCTATCGTCATAACACGATTTCGGAAATCTCCGCCTATGAGCAGGCGCTGCGTTTCTATAACATTTACCGTGACGATGATCCAAATGCTGACTTAAGTTTTGATAACTTTGAACTGAGTTTGGGCTGGTATCGCAGTACCTTAAACCGTGGCACCTTCCCTACGGACGGTTCGTCACAGCGTTTAAGCGGTAAGATGACAGTCCCTGCATCAGATCTGCAGTACTTTAAGACTGATTTCGATACCAACTACTATTTCCCCATCAACCGTAGTCAAAGTTTTGTGCTCTTAGCTCGCGGTCGTTTAGGTTATGGTAACGGTTATGGTCAATATAATGATAATGACCAAATTCTGCCGTTTTGGGAGAACTACTATTCAGGTGGAAGTAGTTCGCTGCGTGGCTTTAAATCTAACTCGGTTGGCCCGCGTTCATTTTATCTTTTCCGTGGTAGTGAACCGTGCTCGCCTGATCCATCGGGTGATGGCTGTAGCTTGCCGGGCGATCCAAACAAAATTCAGGTCAGTTCTGGTCGTTCAATCGGGGGTAACGCCATTGCGACAGCGAGTTTGGAGTTAATCGTTCCAACGCCATTCTTGGATGAGGCTTATACCAACTCTGTACGTACCAGTTTCTTTGTTGATGCCGGTAACGTGTGGGATACGGAATTTGATTACGCTAAGTATCAAACCTTACCCGCTGAAGAGTTTGATAAGTTGCAGGACTATAGTGACCCTGCGCGTATTAGGGCATCGTGGGGCGTAAGCTTACAGTGGTTATCACCTATGGGCCCTATGGTATTCAGTTTGGCATGGCCGGTTAAAGAATACGAAGGCGATCAAACAGAGATCTTCTCGTTCAATATTGGCAAAACTTTTTAAAAGGCATACACTCGGCAGGTTTTGCTGAATATAACAAAGGTAACAAGGAGTCTATTTTGAACAAGATGGTAAACCGTGCCCTGGTGACGTTAGCTTTATTAGGTGCACCTTTAGCGGCGCAAGCAGAAAATATTGCTGTAGTTGATATGGGCGCTGTGTTTGAGCAGTTACCTCAACGTGAGCAAATCATGCAATCTCTGAAGTCAGAGTTTGGTGATCGCATGTCTGAAGTTCAGAAAATGCAAGAAGAAATGCGCTCTCTGATGGAGAAGCAGCAACGTGATGGCGCGTTAATGAATGACACGCAAAAAACTGAGCTGGTTCGTAAAATGGAAGCGTTAAAATCTGAATATCAGTTGAAAGGTAAAGCGTTGGATGAAGACTTACGTCGTCGCCAAGGTGAAGAGCAAAACAAACTGTTAGTGAAGGTTCAAAAAGCCATTAACACTATCGCTGAAAAAGAAAAATACGATTTAGTTTTACAGCGTGGTGCAGTCATTTATGTTAAGCCAAACGCTGACATCAGTGGCAAAGTGGTTGAAGCCTTAAGCAAAGGCAAGTAATTAATGAAAAGTGTGACTTTAAAAGAGTTAAGCCTGTTATTAGATGGCGTTGTTCAGGGCGATGAAACCTTAGTGATCAACAGCGTTGCAACGCTTGAACATGCCACATCGGGACAAATCTCTTTTTTAGCCAACAGCAAATACCGTGCTCAGCTTGAATCAACTCAAGCGAGCGCGGTGTTATTGTCGGCTAAAGATGCGCAGGATTATCAAGGTACTGCGTTAGTTGTTAAAGACCCCTATGTGGGGTTTGCCCGTGTGGCACAGCTTTTAGATACCACACCTAAGGCGGCTATGGGTATCCATCCGTCGGCGCAAATCGACCCTTCTGCCCAACTGGGAGACGGGGTTGCGATTGGTGCTAATGCGGTGATTGGTGCTAATGTTATTCTCGGTGAAAATGTGCAAATTGGCGCGGGCACTGTGATTGGACAAGACTCCATCATAGGTTCTAACACCCGTCTATGGGCCAATGTCACCCTGTATCATAATGTTCACTTAGGCCAAGATTGTATTATTCATTCTGGCGCCATTATTGGCTCCGATGGTTTTGGTTATGCCAATGAGCGTGGACAATGGATTAAGATCCCCCAAACCGGCGGGGTGCGTATTGGTGATAGAGTCGAAATTGGTGCCAATTCAACCATTGATCGCGGTGCATTGGGTCATACCGAGATCCACAATGGCGTGATCATTGACAACCAAGTGCAGGTCGCCCATAACGATATCATTGGGGAAAATACCGCCATCGCTGGCAGTACCACGATAGCGGGCAGCGTGACGATTGGTAAGCATTGTATTATTGGCGGCAACTGCGCGATTGCAGGCCATTTAACGATTGCCGATGGTGTGCATCTTTCTGGCGCGACCAATGTTACCGGCAATATGCGTGAGCCGGGGTTATATTCATCTGCGACAGTGGCGATGGATAATAACTTGTGGCGTAAAAACACAGTTCGGTTCCGTCAATTGGACGAGCTGTTCCAGCGCGTGAAGGCGATCGAAAAGAATTTAAATACACCAGAGTAATTGCCTTAGGCAATTTTGAGGAACTAGGTTCGTGTCTAATCAAATGAACACTATGGATATTACGGAGATCCTTAAGTATCTTCCCCATAGATATCCATTCCTATTAATCGATCGCGTTTTAGATTTCACCCCAGGTGAGAGTCTCCATGCGATTAAAAACGTGACGATTAATGAGCCCTTCTTTCAGGGGCATTTCCCGATCCA comes from Shewanella oneidensis MR-1 and encodes:
- the rseP gene encoding sigma E protease regulator RseP, producing the protein MLDFLWNLGSFIVALGLLITAHEYGHFYVARRCGVKVERFSIGFGKTIWRKVGKDGTEYVVAMIPLGGYVKMLDERVEDVPEELKDQAFNRKSVWQRIAIVAAGPIANFIFAIIALYFMYLIGVPSLKPVITSTTPGSAAAQIKVNEPMQVTAISGQAVRNWEEVNLALVGHIGDDSLTVSLAPLSGLQGLDTDTRTYTLDTRQWRFDPEKESPITTLGLGVYRPAIEPQIALISEGSAAANSDLKVGDTLVAINGQQYTDWQAFVDIIQHSANVPVELTVRRNGEQFAISVTPASIKNSDGKEIGVLGVSPTQAQWPENMRLQLEYGPIDSFAIAADKTWQLVAVSFKMIGKLFTGDVSVKNLSGPISIAQGAGNSANYGLVYFLGFLALISVNLGIINLLPLPVLDGGHLLYYFVEVITGKPVSEKVQEIGFRFGAALLLMLMSIALFNDFARL
- the bamA gene encoding outer membrane protein assembly factor BamA, which translates into the protein MRLNKLFASMLFVGASFSGTVLADTFQPFEVTDIQVEGLQRVALGAALLSLPVKVGDTVDQLKLQQAIKSLYASTNFENISVSHEDGVLIVKVTERPTISAVTFEGNKDIKDEQLQESLDGSGVKVGESLDRTMLTGIEKGLQDFYYGVGKYGAKVEAQVINLPRNRVELKFKFTEGLAAEIRQINVVGNHEFTDAELIGMLELKDYVAWWDLFGERRYQKQKLQADLETIKTYYHNKGYIRFEVTSTQVAMTPDRKGLYITINVNEGEKYKVKDVNLTGDLMGREELMKSILPIKAGDMYNGGDVTFAEEMYSKYLGRFGYAYPEVKTYPEIDDKTKEVTLNINIKPGKRVYVRSINFTGNTVTEDEVMRRELRQMEGAWLNSAQVEQSKARLNRLGFFETVDTETIQVPGTDDLVDVAVKVKEQPSGSFNAGVGYGTESGLSLQFGVQQNNFLGTGNQAGVSLSTNKYSKNVNLSYTDPYWTKDGVSLGGSVYWNEFDANEANLERYKNSSYGVALNSGFPINEYNRINGGIGYRHNTISEISAYEQALRFYNIYRDDDPNADLSFDNFELSLGWYRSTLNRGTFPTDGSSQRLSGKMTVPASDLQYFKTDFDTNYYFPINRSQSFVLLARGRLGYGNGYGQYNDNDQILPFWENYYSGGSSSLRGFKSNSVGPRSFYLFRGSEPCSPDPSGDGCSLPGDPNKIQVSSGRSIGGNAIATASLELIVPTPFLDEAYTNSVRTSFFVDAGNVWDTEFDYAKYQTLPAEEFDKLQDYSDPARIRASWGVSLQWLSPMGPMVFSLAWPVKEYEGDQTEIFSFNIGKTF
- a CDS encoding phosphatidate cytidylyltransferase, which codes for MLKQRIITAIWLIPLVLGAIYLLPVEYFAWALIAVFLIAAKEWGRIIDSQCNVTQWSFTCTVGILLIALNLIVPADTIWLRGQIHPIYFAVVTIGALWWMVSLLLVLTYPKSAKLWQKNPMLKSMFGQLTLVPCFVALIALKSISSQISPYYGASLVLLVMLIVWAADSGAYFVGKAVGKTKLMPAVSPAKTLEGLLGGLVTTLIVVAGVMVISPEQELGLVVAVTLFVALISALGDLSESMFKRAACIKDSGTILPGHGGVLDRIDSLTAALPVFTLIYIAFWM
- the pyrH gene encoding UMP kinase, with the protein product MSTNPKPAFRRILLKLSGEALMGDEGFGIDPKVLDRMAQEVKELVELGIQVGVVIGGGNLFRGEGLAKAGMNRVVGDHMGMLATVMNGLAMRDALHRAYVNARLMSAIPLKGVCDDYNWAEAISLLKSGRVVIFAAGTGNPFCTTDSAACLRGIEIEAEVVLKGTKVDGVYSDDPMKNPEAVKYDELTYTEVLDKELKVMDLAAFTMARDHDMPILVFNMNKPGALRRVVMGEEEGTMIKAK
- the ispC gene encoding 1-deoxy-D-xylulose-5-phosphate reductoisomerase, which codes for MQNMVILGATGSIGASTLSVISANPTAYRVYALVANASVDKMLTLCLAHRPQVAHMVDHKAALALKAQLPAALNIQVTSGEDELIALVTAPAVDTVMAAIVGAAGLVPTLAAVKAGKRVLLANKEALVMSGELFIEATRASGATLLPVDSEHNAIFQCLPEEVQSNLGRCDLAASGISHILLTGSGGPFLTAELSNLAAMTPAQACKHPNWSMGPKISVDSATMMNKGLEFIEARWLFNTQKDQLKVVIHPQSVIHSMVQYRDGSVIAQMGNPDMRTPIAHCMSYPQRIRSGVEPLDFFKVGQLSFCEPDFNRFPCLALAIEACSQGQEATTVLNAANEIAVEAFLQGKIGFTHIGKINEDCLLSVPKQAMASIEDIIALDAQTRIYARELLAKFA
- the uppS gene encoding polyprenyl diphosphate synthase — translated: MSSTVEFDPQSRPTEADAYAQTSLPEVLPELVKQSLPKHVAIIMDGNGRWAQTQGKPRVMGHKAGVKAVRRAVSAASQLGIQSLTLFAFSSENWRRPDKEVSLLMELFFTVLQREIKLLDKNQVKLNIIGDISRFSARLQKQIRAAEEKTAGNSGLILNVAANYGGRWDILQAAQKLAEKVETGEMTSSQFTEEALSEHLCMQNQSEVDLIIRTGGDYRISNFVLWQAAYAELVFLDTLWPDFDEQAFHEAIATFANRQRRFGLTGSQIDEMRAL
- the frr gene encoding ribosome recycling factor — its product is MIADIKKDAQERMGKCVDATKNQMAKVRTGRAHPSLLDSIQVSYYGTMTPLNQVANVGVEDARTLSVTVFDRSAIQAVEKAIMSSDLGLNPMSAGATLRIPLPALTEERRKDFIKVVRAEAEGGRVAIRNVRRDAISDVKKLEKAKECTEDDVRRFEDEVQKFTDAHIKKVDEILAAKEIELMEV
- the lpxD gene encoding UDP-3-O-(3-hydroxymyristoyl)glucosamine N-acyltransferase, with the translated sequence MKSVTLKELSLLLDGVVQGDETLVINSVATLEHATSGQISFLANSKYRAQLESTQASAVLLSAKDAQDYQGTALVVKDPYVGFARVAQLLDTTPKAAMGIHPSAQIDPSAQLGDGVAIGANAVIGANVILGENVQIGAGTVIGQDSIIGSNTRLWANVTLYHNVHLGQDCIIHSGAIIGSDGFGYANERGQWIKIPQTGGVRIGDRVEIGANSTIDRGALGHTEIHNGVIIDNQVQVAHNDIIGENTAIAGSTTIAGSVTIGKHCIIGGNCAIAGHLTIADGVHLSGATNVTGNMREPGLYSSATVAMDNNLWRKNTVRFRQLDELFQRVKAIEKNLNTPE
- the tsf gene encoding translation elongation factor Ts is translated as MAISAAQVKELRERTGAGMMDCKKALEETNGDMELAIDNMRKSGAAKAAKKAGNIAADGTILIKNGEGFAVLLEVNCQTDFVAKDANFLGFANAVLDVAAASKVTLEDLKAQFEEARVALVAKIGENINVRRVEYIDGAKLASYRHGERIGVVVTGDADEETLKHLAMHVAASKPEYVNPEDVPADVVAREQALQIEISMNEGKPADIAEKMVVGRMKKFTGEISLTGQAYIMEPKKTVGEFLKEKGAKVTNFIRLEVGEGIEKKEEDFAAEVAAQIAASKKA
- a CDS encoding OmpH family outer membrane protein, which produces MVNRALVTLALLGAPLAAQAENIAVVDMGAVFEQLPQREQIMQSLKSEFGDRMSEVQKMQEEMRSLMEKQQRDGALMNDTQKTELVRKMEALKSEYQLKGKALDEDLRRRQGEEQNKLLVKVQKAINTIAEKEKYDLVLQRGAVIYVKPNADISGKVVEALSKGK